The Burkholderia ambifaria AMMD genome contains the following window.
ATCACCGCGCTCTCGATCCGCTCCTGCAGGTTCTGCTCGAACAGCACGACACGCAGCTGGCGCGCCGCGCCCGCATGGCGATCGGTGATCATCCGGCGCAGGTCGACGCGCACCAGCTCGACCAGCGCGATCACGTCGTCCGGTTCGTTCGGCGCCCATGTGATCAGGCTCTCGAAGATCACGCGCAGGTTGCGGATCGGCACCTGTTCGGCGAGCAGCCGGCGCAGCACCTCGGTCACGCGCTGCAGCGGCACGAGCCGCGTCAGTTCGCCGACCAGTTCGGGATGCTCGCGGCGCACCAGGTGCACGAGCGCCTGCGTCTCCTGGATGCCGAGCAGCTCGTCCGCGTGCTGGCGCACGACCTGCTCGACGTGCGCGGCGAGCGCGCCTTCGCTCGTCAGCCACTTGCCGTCCGGCGCCGCGCCGTCGGGCTTGATCCACAGCGCGGTCGCGAACGGGCCGAAGGCCTCGGCCGGCTGGCGCTCCGCGCGTTCCGGCAGCGGCGCGACGCCGTCCCACAGCAGCCAGCCCGGCTTCAGCGCGCCATGCGCGGCGAGCACGTCCTGCAAATAGATCCGGTAGGTGCCGGCCGGCGCGCCCTCGTCGTCGTTCAGCGTGATGCGCGGAAACACCGTGCCGATATCCGCGTCGACGCGCGCCTTCGCGCTCGACAGCGCGGTCTGCAGCTGCGCGAGATTCAGCGTCGTGCGCAGGTCGTCCGACAGCGACACCGCGATCAGCGACGTGACGCCCGCCGCATGCGACACCTTCGCGGGCTGGCCGTCGTCGGTCGCGCCGATGCGTCCGGCAATATGAATCAGGTTGAAGCTCGGCGCGGTCGTCTTGCGCTTGAGCTGCGTGACGGCGAACGCGCCGAGGCCGAGCGCGATCAATGCGAACGACCATTTCGGGAAACCGGGTACGACGAGAAAGCCGGCGAGCACGAGCGCCGCGATCAGCAGCGCACGCGGATGCGCGCCGAGCTGCTCGCCCAGTTGCTCGCCGAGCTGGCGCTGCCGCGTGTCGCGCGTCGCGACGCGCGTCGTCACGATGCCGGCCGCGATCGACACCAGCAGCGACGGAATCTGCGACGCCATCCCGTCGCCGACCGTCAGGATCGCGTAACGCTGCAGCGCCTCGCCGATATCCATGCCGTGCATCAGCGTGCCGACCGCG
Protein-coding sequences here:
- the sctV gene encoding type III secretion system export apparatus subunit SctV produces the protein MAEPKALPRDWQRIFSAGRSVSGRRLGASPRADLFLAGFIVSVVALFILPLPQAALDGMISLNLAASVVLLTVSTYVPSAVSFSSFPALLLFTTLFRLALNIASCKLILLHANAGHVIDAFGRLVVGNNVVVGGVVFLVIAVVQFIVIAKGSERVAEVGARFSLDAMPGKQMSIDADLRAGIISADEARERRERLEQESQMHGAMDGAMKFVKGDAIAGLVIAFINIVAGIAVGTLMHGMDIGEALQRYAILTVGDGMASQIPSLLVSIAAGIVTTRVATRDTRQRQLGEQLGEQLGAHPRALLIAALVLAGFLVVPGFPKWSFALIALGLGAFAVTQLKRKTTAPSFNLIHIAGRIGATDDGQPAKVSHAAGVTSLIAVSLSDDLRTTLNLAQLQTALSSAKARVDADIGTVFPRITLNDDEGAPAGTYRIYLQDVLAAHGALKPGWLLWDGVAPLPERAERQPAEAFGPFATALWIKPDGAAPDGKWLTSEGALAAHVEQVVRQHADELLGIQETQALVHLVRREHPELVGELTRLVPLQRVTEVLRRLLAEQVPIRNLRVIFESLITWAPNEPDDVIALVELVRVDLRRMITDRHAGAARQLRVVLFEQNLQERIESAVMRTKQGNFLALSSAIKQDIGEQVRAIVQAAQAAGAGGHGNPQGAPRLAVMVALGARRYVKTILQPVLPELAVLSYQEVEEDVQLHTVGWVKNPPDDGTLGAGAGVRAPGGVQ